The Chelmon rostratus isolate fCheRos1 chromosome 9, fCheRos1.pri, whole genome shotgun sequence sequence GAGGGCAGATCGACTCACTGCAAAATCAACACTAAACTAGAAGATCTCACTTTTAAAATTCAGCACTGCAGTGATGGTGAGTGAAGTATagagacaaaagagacaaaacttCACCAATACTTCAACatcaaaacaagagaaagatgCTAAACTGTAAAAATCTATCTCTGGTTGAGAGGAAGTCTTGGATAGGCTTCAGAAAATCATAATACAATAATATTATTAGTAGATATAAGTAGATAACTAATATTTACTTAGGATACTAGAGGGTTGTTGGTGTATctgaaataaatttaaaaatctgtttttcctgataagaaaaacagtcaaacagccTCCTCCCTTGTGTCAACATTCCCCACAGTCTGGGTGTGTTAAACTTTCTCTGTGGCCCAATATTACAGTGGATACATGAGATTTGAggacatcaaaaacaaaacactgacagctaaTGGAAGTCCATAAACTGTATCGCTGGCGTTTCAGGTGTTCAAAGCATGTAGAATGATTTGTCTTGAGCTCAGATGAGCGGAGATATCAGGATAAAGGAGGATTTCTTACGAGCCACTGAGCCTAACTGCAAACTGTGACTGTAATGCTGTGCGACTGAGCCATAAAGTGTACGTAATTATGTAGCTGAGGCAGAAAAAATACAATGGCAGCATAACGTATTCCccaaagacacatttttcacactgcCTAAGCCGGACGTCTGAGTGGCAGCAGTGCCTGACTGTCTTTTAGTGGgacattttcctctcatttgaCTGAAATTCTGGACCGGAGGTTTTCTATTATTGTTAGCCAGCACAGCTGCATCGTTAGAAAGgcttttgcagcttttcagtgTGTAAACTTACAGTCTCTCAGCAGTTCAGAGGCATTCAGGATCTTGGAGCGCTGCTCTGGGTCGGTGATGTTCAGCTCGTTGAGGTGAGACTCCCTCAGTCCTGCAAAGTCCTCCACGCTCTGAAAGCCATGCATGGACAGCAAAGAACTCAGCTCCTGCAACGCAAAAGAACATAACcgcaaacatttattttaatatccACGATTAGAATGTAAACTATGACAACAAGTCCTGCTGCAGTGCAACTAACTGTTATCAGGGAGTATCTTACAGTAAGGCCGATGCCGTCCAGCACCTCCTCCAGGGTTTTGGGCTTGGATTTGGCTCCGACGGTCTTGCTGTTGCGGTGTCTCCTCCGGGCCGGGGGGCTCTCTTCAGGCAGCAGGTTGACGTATATGAACTTAAAGGAGCCCACTTTGTTGTTGAGCTTCCCTGTCCAGGTTCCCACAGGAGGCTTCTCAATGATGTAGATGATGTCTCCTTTCTGTAAGACACAGGACGCATGAATGTCAGGCTTAGTCATGATGCCGTTACCGAAGGACacagatgaatgaaagaaagaccTTCAGCGAGAAGAACTATATTCATCACTATGAATATAACTATGTCCATATTCCTCTGAGTTGCCTGCTTGATGAGCCAACATCTTTCCACCAGACGTTTCATTACCCTTTATCAGACTCTTCCCTTTGTTCACAGCTGTATAATTTGCACTGTGGTGACACAATCGCTACTGAAATTATGTTATGTTGACAAACAAGCAGTCAGCAATGGGTCATGTAGCTTGAACTTTGCTTTGAAGACTAATAATCAAAAGGGCCCGTCTCATTTCCCTTGGTTAACAAGCTCCCTGGAGGACGACTTGGCCAGACAGCAGAAGTGGTCGTGGGCCAAATCGGAGACGGCGAGGAAGACGTTCCACCCAGGGACTTACTTGGAGTTTGAGCGACTCCACGTCGTAGGGGCTGGGGGTGAAGTCCGTGTGGACCAGAGCGCGGCCACAGAAAGGTCCGTTGTAAGAGACGCCGTTCTCCTCCAGCCGCATGCTGTCCCTCTGACAGTATCCGCTGTCCAGGCTCTGTCTGTCGCTACCTGAGATAAGAAGCAGGGTCAGATTCATCCGGAGCATTCAGGTacttgtgctttgttttttctcccatGTTGAACATCCACAGTTTTTCAACACGctgcaaacatgcaaatgaatgGATAGAAGAGAGTGTTGATGGGACAGTCTGAGGCTTACTTatgtcaaataaatattttttttcatgttgcaatATCAATATTAAAGAGGCCACATtatgcttctgtgtgttttagagcttttttgaGCATGTAAGATATCTGCAGTTACAAAGTCCACAGTCCACGCCAAAGGGGGTTTTCCTCTCccacagaaacactcaaacatCTTGTCAGAGTGCCTTTTCTTCCATTACTCGTCTACATCACAATgtaacacagcacagacactgcTCGCTTTATGAAGATGTGGTAGGTAACGTTATGAGCAAAACAGCCAGTTTCTcagttgttggctgcaagaaccaacacaagTCTCCATCTGCTCCCACCATCTGAGGATATCACCAgttcactttatttttaatgtaagtATGATGAAAATGTCTGCAGCACGACTGGAAAactgtgtgcattttaatgctTAGTCAACAAAGGCCAATAACAGTACAAGCTGGAAGCTGGAagttttcctgtttattttgttggttaGTCTGTTTAAACCTTAGCCCTTGCATTCTGCGTGGCTAATGTGGCTACTCATCAAGACTGGGAGCGATTTTGGACTTATGTAATAAtgagggacagtcaagagaaactcTGTGAATGTTAAGTCTCATTGAGGCcaactaaataaataataagaataaataaaaatacatattgaATAAATGTCTATTATTCTAGCAGACATAAAATAAGAGCATGAGCCTGAAAATAAGCGTAACATGACCTCTTCAGTTGGATTTTGTCTTGGCTTTGTTTTACTTCTATTTAGGGGATAATCATGCTCCAGGCATTGGAAGTTCCCATCATGTTTTGGAGAatttaaacaggaagtataatgttgccatggtgacttTGCTGTGGGCCATAACTTGGGCCCCATTTTTCTCCcacctttgtttgtttttgcaaactGCCACCATTAAAAGTCTGCAGAATGAGCTATTTAATAGTTCTTATTTGTACTGTACCCATGGATGTACAGGTAACTATGACTACTGTattactgaaaaacaacatgtgatgattctcaggcaaaTTCTTGAGTTataacaagtgtttttttttttccatgatttCTAAAGGGTATATGGCTGATTATTTATGTGTGGACATCAGAAATATGATATTCTGTAGTCATACTGAATCTAACAATAAGTGcatgatgtctgtgtgttaagaTTTGACTTGATTTGATCTGCATCATGACTCCCAGATGGAGGTTTTTCACTCACATTGCACAGTTGACCTCACGCAGTATCTTtgcctcccttctctctctctctgcttcctcccttcAACTCTCAGTCACAATTTGGAAAGCCCTGGTTCACAGGGATACAGATGTACACTTACTGCCTGAGAGCTGGCGGGTGATGGGGCTGGGCATGGTGTCCTCTGACCCTGTGGAGCACACAGACGTCCTCTGTCCTGCAGTCAGATCTGgaagccaatcagaggacacTGGAGACAGCTCCTCACCGCTCTCACCCTGGAGAAATAGAGGATGAcagtggaggtcagaggtcaggtcaCCTTCAGTTCACTCAGTTAATAATGCTGAACTGAAACCAAAGTTCACAGAATGATGAGGCTTGTATCAACCAGTTGGTAGTaaaggaaaaaagtaaaaagcttTTAACTCTTGGATTGGAGATGAAATGAACTCTGGCTTACGTTTTTGTTCactacaacagaaaacaaccatATAATGACAAATCATTTGCAGCTTTGTATGTTTGGAGCACTGAACTGAACGTGACATGCACCAAACTTCAGTAAAAGTCCAATCTTataagtatcaaaagtaaaagtactcataacAGGAAATTTGCCCTGTGAGTGATGTActaacattttactgctgcagtgGGTCGAGGTGGAGCctagttgatttttttttggtcagaTTAATCTATGACGGCGCGTCAGATTTTCAGcatatgttttgtgtgaaaaatctCTGTAAAGTAACTGGTAACGACAGCTGTCAGGTAAACGTAGTGGAATAAAGAGAACAATGAttgcctctgaattgtagtTGTACTCAAGTAAATACAATTGCCTAcaatttgtacttaagtacagtgcttgactatatgtacttagttactttgcagcactgaaaatcaaacaacctgctgtcattgttttgaaAAGCACAGTACATACATTTGTCCACTAGATGGAGACAGTTTAAATCTTTCTGTACAGCTCTACATTTAGATGTCAAGGTATGTTTTTGGAACATCAATGCTCCACAGttcaattaaatattaaagatactattttcactttttaattgtATTAATTGCTACTGCTTACAGACTGTGATCTTCATATATTAGTCAGGTCACTGACACCGTAAACAGGATTTACCCCCTCCTCAGCCAGAGCCTTCTGCACCATCTTGGATGTTTTGCGGGTCATGGTACGTGAGATGACGTTGCGCCATTTCTTGCCGAGTTTGCTGCCACTTTtcactgcttcctctgctgttaCACCGTCTGCCACCTGAcgtgaaagtaaaaaaaaaaccataaacTGTGTCAGCAATTTGTCGAGTGATGTGCGGCGATGAGAGGATATGTGGTACAAACTTATTTAAATTAAGCGAAGCAGTTTGAGTGAGTTGAGCCAAAACCATGCCATCGACATAAATTAACTCTAATGGTGGTTCAGTGGCATGCATCACCATCAAGACACACAAGTATTCACTTCTCACAAACTAGAAAGCCTACAGATGTTGTGGTAATGGGGTTTGCATACGCTCATAGTGCTGATCCCACAATGTCAcgtgcacaaaacacacacgcacgcacacacacacacctgcactcCATTGTGGCCAGGTGCTTGACAGTTTCTGAGCGCGTTACCAAACATAACTCGGTCTGCAGCCGAACGCTGCGGGGCTGTGCGCTCAGTGATGAGAGCTAAtgatgttttcagtatttttacgAGGCACTTCATTGTAACAAATGTACTGCGAGACACTTTGCATTGGTTGAGGACACGGAGGTCGAGTCCCTTCCaatttgaaaaggaaaataaagcagaaatgcaggGAAGGGCTGTTAGATTTAGAGAAAATAGAGAAGTTAATTCAGAAGGATAGTTTGCGGTGGCTGTATGTGACTTTATAATCACTGAACATTATTCTGTGGCTACATCAAAGTAGCAGCTAGTGGTTTATTTTATGGTAATGAATGTAGAAATaacagaaactgcagcagagtttgtctttttttctggtgtGAATTCTATACAGTAGTGCTATAGTACTGTGATTAtaattttttatgtgttttgacTTTCTCCATTAAGCGCTACAGAGAGGAGAACTAACTATTAAATTGAAGTGTGAAACATGCAGTAAATAGCCactaaaacacaaagagacagggAGGAATGTAGCtgaatatagaaataaaaatgcataacACTGAACAGAAAAGGGCCAAATTCTCTGGGGGAGGACCGTCAGACTCCTGGTTAAATGCTTGCTGCTTCTGTCTGACACAGAGGCTCTGTGCTTGGCTGGCTCACACTAGAGGACATCCTGTCTGCATGCTGCTGTCACCTGAGCTCTGTGCAACAGTTCTCGTTCttacttcctctcctcttctatACTTCTACACTTGTCGTCCAACTTCCACTCACCGTGTGAAGACTCTTACTGGGAAGTTATTACAGTTCTGTGAATTTTAACGTGTTAACATCTGCCCAAAGGTACAGCAGTGTATCAAATCAGGAACCACAAACTGCACTTCTGTAACAGCCGTAGCTGATAACAGTTTGTGCTTGGCCTCTGTGCACTTTGGTCTCGTCTGGATGCAGTGTCATTCAGAGGCTGGAGGAAATGGTCACAGCATGACGAATGAGGAACAGCGTGATAAAATATCTGCAGGAACTGCCATTTAGGAACTTAAAACCCGAGAGTTTATAAAACATCTGCTTCTACTTTGATGcattgtatgtgtttgtgtgtttttatgtgcatgtttgagagGAACAGTCCAACTTACATTCTCCTCCAAGGTAAACTCCTTTTCTGACACGACAGGAGAGGTGGGTTTGTGTTTCATAAAATCCTTGAAGCTGCTCGACCTCTGCAGAgtgagctgtaaacacacaattCCATTTATTTTAGTTTGCCATAATGAGAACAGCCCAGAATATGAAACCAAGTTATTAATCAACAGCAAAGGGAAAATAACAACTCTTTCACCACAAAGCGAACGGCCTAAACACGCCAGTCtgttgttttgtggtttttaaTGCTGAtaacacacagcatgttttaTCTCTTCAGAGACGTGAACAGAAAGGATCTGCAGGATTCCTCAGAAGGAAAAACTGTAGTCTCCTCACACAGTTATCAAAGACAGTCATGAATCTGGGTCATTATATGCCTGCATGTTGCAGACCGTACTGTAGCTGcttctgaaacattttctaaatgcagctgaggaggaaacacagaggaaatgatATGTGGTGATTCATCAGGTCCATGTAATAAATACTTTGTATTTATAACTGCTCAACGCCGGTAAGAAGATGCAGGTTTGTAGTCTGAATATGATAAAGGACAGATAAGAATAAAGTGACTGTAAAAATCTGAATTCTGAATTCAAAGTCTGGTAAAGGGCTGCAAATAGCTGCAacttttttcaattaatcaacaACTTGTTTGGTCACTAAAACGTCAGATAGCAGTGAACACTGTCCTTCACACAAACTTCAAATTCACAAgagtttttgctcttttgcatAATTTTTTCTTCTATCTTTTGTGGAAATTCTTTGTCTAACTTTCCATATAACATCATGACACTGTGCTCTGCTTATCGCAGCACATCTCACTCAAGTCTTTGTTGAAACCACAGGAAACGGGCAAAGCTTGAGCAACTGCTGGCAGCCAATCATTGCAGACATCCAGTCAGTGTTGGCGGCTGATGGTCTCTGCGTCTAACCTGAAGAATCAAACCACCGGTGCAGTCAAGAGAACAAATCACCTTTATTATGAGGCTTTTACGAGTTTTGCTGGGAAACGTCCGCTCTTTCCGCCGCCGTTCTTCGCACTAAAAAGCCGCATCGACCTTCTATTACAGCTGCTAGTGGCAGCACAGTGACTCATGTCGCGGACCAGCCGCGATTACCGCCGGTGACAATTATGTGTgagcagaagaaaataaagacaaagatgTCTAATGACGAGGCGTGAATTAGACCACAGCAGGGGAGATGTGGATGGAAAGTGAGGGCACTAGTGTCGAGCGTAGGCGGCTCCATCTCATGGTGGCAGCTGGAGACGAAAGCACAAGAAGCCACAAAGCCTGCTGTGACTCAAACTACATCTGCAGCGATGATTCACCCTGCCAGAATAGAGGAACTTTACTTTTCTAAAAAAGTACAAAGAATATGTTGAAGCCAGGGAGCAGTTAGACTAGacactaaaaaaaaagttcagttttaaaCATAAAGATGAGCTtgaagttttgtgtgtttgtgtgtgtaggtttgtTCAGCTTCACCACAAACATTTGCACTAACTTCAGCAGACATCCTGCGTGGAAAAGATGTGAATACAAAGACAGCTGTTCgaaaagctgcagcacaaaaGACCTCTTCACAATCACGGTCtagaatatttacatttatgaaAGCTCAGTTTGAGCACATTAAACCTTCCTCATCGTCCAAAACAAACTAAAAGCCAAAACCTCAgctcaccttcttcttctgcacctGCTCCTTCTCCGAGGCATTGGAGGGCCGTCGCCTCAACATCATCTTCTTCAGTGGTATTGAGATCTCTCTGGACAAGAAGCCGTGAGAGCGCAACACCGGATTCTATCAGCGAGGGTTTCTGTCACTGCGCTGTCACCACCAGagctgtcagataaaaacacacagaggaaggtaGAGCAGCACTCCACTGCAGCCCAAGTAAGTGCAAAGGCTGAGAGGAAGTCACGTGGTCACACAGAAACCAAGAGGCAAACCCTGGTTTACACGCAAGCTACTGAGCTTGTTGCATGTATTTCTCAGCCTTGCGTGCTGCAAGGTCCCTGCAGCTCTAAACTGAACTGACTCACGGAACAGTTCAtgaaaatgtcatcagttttaACTGTTTCTAATGATAAAGGTCAAGGTTTCTGTGAATCTTGATTAATACAGGCCATTTTTGAGGTTTCTTTAAAAGCATGACATCTCTCACCGCTGTAATGACCAGCAAGAATACATCCTGCGGCCACTGTGTTGCAACATTTTTACTCCTACAGACATCAAGTTTCAACTTCAGCAGAATGTTGAAAAAGTAAATTTTATGGCAGGAAGGACTTTCATCGAGCAGCTCTTGacttgtttttggatttttcagCCCCTTGTTCTCAACATTCTCAAATGAGTGCATATTTGTTATTGCGCCCAAAGTTTGGAAGTGAAAGAAACCTAAAGATGACATATTTAGAAACTCAGTTACGgctttgcagctgcagcaggcgcCTGTTGCAGCTACAGTCCGGCTCATCCAACAGAGGAAATTTAAACAAAAGTGGTTTATGAGACAAATGAGTtgcaaaactgtaaaaacatccaaaatagACAATAAAGTCAAAAACCAGTCGAGTGAGTCACAGGAATGTGCGTGCTTTTGAATGTACACTCAGCCTGCAGGACAAACATTAGTAGTAAGGGAAGTACAATGTAAGTCAAGTTTAGCTTGGTATTTTGGTGGGGCAAACCACATGATACAAGGATGCCCTATTTTAGTTTCCTGTCACTCGACGCAAGGTTGGCAGCAAACGTATCTGTCTGCAGATCTTAAAGGGACGAAAACAATACACAACAGTTGAGCAAGATTTTGATTCAGATCCATTACAcgagtaaaagtagcaatactacactataaaaatactccattatgAGCACATAATTAaatttatataaataataaatatacttaaagtatcaaaagtaaaagtaacaaGTAGCTATAGCTGCCATGTAAATGTTGTGCAGTCAAAATTACAATATTTTCTTCTACAATGTAGCGTATTAGAAGAGTAAAATACCTGAGAAACTGCACTCAGGTTCAGCACAGAGGTTCCCTGTGGAACGTGTTGTTGTgctgtgcagccatgtttcGATGAGTGGGaccctgttttatttattcttgtACACGTGCGGGCAAACGGGCGATGCTATTCAGGTCATGACAATTGTTTAATAAATTGACAGCGAAGAAACAAAGCCAGTTAACACAGGTGTAAACAGCATAgtttcaaattgtttttttttttttttgcaaatgttttatgtgtaaagacatgcattcaacacatttttattttttagacaCGCGATGCcttttggtgagtaacactgaatgtatacataacttgtttttttgttaaactcCACAGGGGACCTTTCTGGgaatgtactcagttactttccaccactgctgggATACTAATCACCAGAGAGGACTACGTGTGCAGACGGTGAAATCTAACAGTAACTACAGAACAAAAAGCATTGCTGAAGTAACTTTTGtccacacaaaacaatgacctCACCCCAtatgttcctctttttcagGGCCTCTTTACCACAAATGTTGAATAGGCTTTTTCTGAGAGCTGACCGACTTTCATGTGTGATAAGTGCATGGAGATGCAGGGTATGGTGTAATGACGGCACATTCACACCTTCCATATGCACCAACAGAACAGCTGTCAGGCAACCTGCCGTCTGTGAGCACGAGAAGTTAACTGCAAGATGAAtatgattttgttgtttaatgtcGTCTTTGGAGAAGAACAGAATTCTGATATATACAAATACATGTCTTCAAGTGAATTGAGCCGGTGGTTTCTAGATACGGTAGGCTAACTTTACTGCTGGCCATCAGTGTTTGAAAGCTAATCCTGGGGAACACGTTTAGCTAGATGAGAAGACTTTAACTACTTTAATGTCTGTACAGTCAATATGAggctaccaccagcagctggctagctGATGTCAGAAAAGAACCACCCAATggccctctgattggctagtgttTATTGATTGGTGAGGGTTAGGAGTAAATGGTTGGTTAGacgccatgtttgtttatttatttattttaattcatttaagaATAATATTGATTTATAAAACCATTTTAGGATTGTATGAGGCCAGATTTCACA is a genomic window containing:
- the sash3 gene encoding SAM and SH3 domain-containing protein 3, whose product is MMLRRRPSNASEKEQVQKKKLTLQRSSSFKDFMKHKPTSPVVSEKEFTLEENVADGVTAEEAVKSGSKLGKKWRNVISRTMTRKTSKMVQKALAEEGGESGEELSPVSSDWLPDLTAGQRTSVCSTGSEDTMPSPITRQLSGSSDRQSLDSGYCQRDSMRLEENGVSYNGPFCGRALVHTDFTPSPYDVESLKLQKGDIIYIIEKPPVGTWTGKLNNKVGSFKFIYVNLLPEESPPARRRHRNSKTVGAKSKPKTLEEVLDGIGLTELSSLLSMHGFQSVEDFAGLRESHLNELNITDPEQRSKILNASELLRDSEDESEPEEENRSEEKDKEPRDSGCFEISENLESGREEPKTEEDLQDEASEEQTSQEAEKHEQENQTEQLDAVQEQLQELTVDEGS